In Arcobacter sp. CECT 8986, a single genomic region encodes these proteins:
- the lpxA gene encoding acyl-ACP--UDP-N-acetylglucosamine O-acyltransferase: protein MNNIHKTAIIEDGAILGDNITIGAFTVIGKNVKIGDGTTIGSHTLIEGKTTIGKNNEIFSHATIGSIPQDLKFQGEDVELIIGDNNKIREYTLFNPGTIGGGSKTVIGSNNLFMGYTHVAHDCIIGDNCIFANVATLAGHVECGDAVVVGGLTPIHQFCKIGSYAMVGGGSVVTQDIPPFCLAEGNRAVLRGLNLTGLRRRLDNREDIDEIKKAYKAIFNSKESISDVSKRLLETSNNIYVKDLAQFVLDTKRGIPFNRK from the coding sequence ATGAATAATATTCACAAAACAGCAATAATTGAAGATGGTGCAATACTTGGAGACAATATAACTATTGGAGCATTTACAGTTATTGGAAAAAATGTAAAAATTGGTGATGGTACAACTATTGGTTCTCATACATTAATCGAAGGGAAAACAACAATTGGAAAAAATAATGAGATTTTTTCACATGCAACAATTGGTTCTATTCCTCAAGATTTAAAATTCCAAGGTGAAGATGTTGAACTTATAATTGGAGACAATAACAAAATTAGAGAATATACCCTTTTCAACCCAGGAACAATTGGTGGTGGAAGTAAAACTGTAATAGGAAGCAATAACTTATTTATGGGTTATACTCACGTTGCACACGATTGTATTATTGGGGATAATTGTATATTTGCAAATGTTGCAACTTTAGCTGGTCACGTTGAGTGTGGTGATGCAGTTGTTGTGGGAGGATTAACTCCAATTCACCAATTTTGTAAAATAGGAAGCTATGCAATGGTTGGTGGAGGTTCTGTTGTAACTCAGGATATTCCTCCATTTTGTTTAGCAGAAGGAAATCGTGCTGTTCTTAGAGGACTTAATTTAACAGGTCTTAGAAGAAGATTAGATAATAGAGAAGATATTGATGAAATAAAAAAAGCTTATAAAGCAATTTTTAACTCAAAAGAGTCTATTTCTGATGTTTCTAAAAGGTTACTAGAAACTAGTAATAATATTTATGTAAAGGACTTAGCTCAATTTGTACTTGATACAAAAAGAGGTATTCCTTTTAACAGAAAATAA
- the fabZ gene encoding 3-hydroxyacyl-ACP dehydratase FabZ — translation MLDVMEIQEILPHRYPFLLVDRITEMEAGKSITGYKNISISEPAFMGHFPGHPIYPGVMILEGMAQAGGVLALKSNNLSAEELKSKVIYFMSIDKAKFRNPVKPGDKLEYRIEILKLRGSLIVLDGKAYVDDKLVAEAELKAMVVDK, via the coding sequence ATGTTAGACGTTATGGAAATTCAAGAGATTTTACCTCATAGATACCCATTTTTATTAGTTGATAGAATAACTGAAATGGAAGCAGGAAAAAGTATCACAGGATATAAAAATATTTCTATAAGTGAGCCTGCATTTATGGGACACTTCCCTGGACACCCTATTTACCCAGGAGTAATGATTCTTGAAGGTATGGCTCAAGCTGGTGGAGTTTTAGCACTAAAAAGTAATAACTTATCAGCAGAAGAACTAAAAAGTAAAGTTATTTACTTTATGAGTATAGATAAAGCAAAATTTAGAAACCCTGTTAAACCAGGTGATAAATTAGAATATAGAATTGAGATTCTGAAATTAAGAGGTAGCTTAATTGTATTAGATGGGAAAGCTTATGTAGATGATAAGTTAGTTGCAGAAGCTGAATTAAAAGCAATGGTTGTAGATAAATAA